In the genome of Carassius carassius chromosome 47, fCarCar2.1, whole genome shotgun sequence, one region contains:
- the LOC132131015 gene encoding complement factor B-like has product MECKQQLKWLMLALICPLITGASSSIPKRESSCPKENLNITGGTFVLSKGYSDGSLLKYICPNGYYPSVQSRQCQDGRWNSKTKTRKTPECKKITCPSPSVFENGEVIPYKDKYYVNDTTTYSCHSDCTFRGSAERVCKPNGKWSGSTPICECDSDHCPDPGVPPGSSRTGNMFNIDDKVTYRCQSPLTLIGSKVRVCLDGGQWSGTEPQCYADFTYDTPEEASEAFSSSLKSNLAVSQQYEKEDQQGKKITMNQGGKLDIYIAVDASGSIYLEDFEKAKTTIKMLIDKISYYPVSPNYEILIFATYVTRIISMRDFKTNEDARNIMNIFKELDDFSYDRVDGHTGTNIAKAYTAILESMKLEEINNATTFSETQHIVILFTDGQANIGGDPKRKAKQIKHLVTKNDPNREKNLDLYVFGVGDDVNQEDINGLVSQRDQEKYFFKLKDLTEVQKMFDDIIDESTSVGLCGIVWEGLENKRRAFPWLAQIIIHASASKGSNCMGSLVSSSYILTAARCFKEGDTPDKIIVKLDKDLVVKVKKFQIHPAFNPTAKQHMGIQEYYEFDIALIQLEKAVEMSFNLRPICIPCTRETNGALKLSESEGTCRKHEEILMNNELVEAAFTSDMDTDNSPKNIKSITIKLGKYRDACVEDAKKAKGINVENAREAVTNNFLCSGGTEPKTDDVACKGDSGGATYVNKKGRVIQVGVVSWGVKDVCKEKRRFTSDADSRDYHSNLFSKEIRSFLKDHLENDRIGQPLTFL; this is encoded by the exons ATGGAGTGTAAGCAGCAGTTGAAATGGTTAATGCTTGCACTGATATGTCCTCTTATTACAG GTGCTTCATCCTCCATCCCCAAACGAGAGAGTTCATGTCCCAAAGAGAATCTAAACATTACTGGAGGGACCTTTGTTCTTTCTAAAGGCTATTCAGATGGGAGTCTTCTAAAATACATCTGTCCAAATGGATATTACCCGTCggttcagtcacgtcagtgtcaaGATGGACGCTGGAACTCAAAGACCAAAACTAGAAAAACCCCAGAGTGCAAAA AGATCACATGTCCTAGTCCCAGTGTTTTTGAGAATGGAGAGGTGATTCCATATAAAGACAAGTACTATGTAAATGACACAACCACTTACTCATGTCATTCCGATTGTACATTCCGTGGCTCAGCAGAACGTGTTTGCAAGCCTAATGGGAAGTGGAGTGGAAGCACACCAATTTGTGAATGTGACT CTGATCACTGTCCTGATCCTGGTGTTCCCCCTGGTAGCAGTCGAACAGGGAACATGTTTAACATAGATGACAAAGTCACGTACCGCTGTCAGAGTCCATTGACCTTGATTGGTTCCAAAGTGCGAGTGTGTCTGGATGGAGGCCAGTGGTCAGGAACAGAGCCACAATGTTACG CTGATTTCACATACGACACCCCAGAGGAAGCATCAGAAGCTTTCAGCAGTTCTCTTAAGTCAAACCTAGCAGTTTCTCAACAGTATGAAAAAGAAG ATCAGCAGGGGAAGAAAATAACTATGAATCAGGGTGGAAAACTTGATATTTACATTGCTGTGGATGCATCTGGCAGCATATATCTGGAGGATTTCGAAAAAGCAAAAACCACCATTAAAATGCTTATAGACAAG ATTAGTTATTACCCGGTCTCCCCAAACTATGAGATCCTGATATTTGCTACATATGTAACGCGGATAATCTCTATGAGGGACTTCAAAACTAATGAAGATGCAAGAAACATAATGAATATTTTTAAAGAGCTTGACGACTTTAGTTATGACC GTGTAGATGGACACACAGGTACCAATATCGCCAAAGCCTATACAGCCATTTTAGAGAGCATGAAACTAGAGGAGATCAACAATGCAACGACCTTCAGTGAGACCCAACACATCGTCATACTGTTCACTGATG GTCAAGCAAACATCGGGGGGGATCCCAAACGTAAAGCGAAACAGATCAAACATCTCGTCACCAAAAACGATCCAAATCGAGAGAAGAATCTTG ATCTTTATGTATTTGGAGTTGGAGATGACGTGAATCAAGAAGACATAAATGGCTTAGTGTCACAGAGAGACCaagaaaaatatttctttaagcTTAAAGACTTGACAGAGGTGCAGAAGATGTTCGATGACATTATTG ACGAGAGCACCAGTGTAGGATTGTGTGGGATTGTGTGGGAAGGCTTGGAAAATAAACGCCGTGCATTCCCCTGGTTGGCACAGATTATTATT CATGCTTCTGCATCTAAAGGTTCCAATTGCATGGGTTCATTAGTTTCCTCAAGTTACATCTTGACAGCGGCTAGATGCTTCAAAGAGGGAGACACACCTGATAAGATAATAGTTAAACTGGACAAAGACCTGG TTGTcaaagtgaaaaaattccaaattcATCCTGCATTCAACCCCACAGCAAAACAGCATATGGGAATACAAGAATATTATGAATTTGATATAGCTCTTATACAGTTGGAAAAAGCTGTTGAGATGAGTTTTAATCTACG ACCAATCTGCATCCCATGCACAAGAGAAACCAATGGAGCTCTGAAACTTTCAGAAAGTGAAGGGACTTGCAGAAAACATG AGGAAATACTAATGAACAACGAGCTTGTGGAAGCTGCTTTCACGTCTGATATGGATACTGATAATAgtccaaaaaacataaaaagcatcACAATCAAGCTTGGAAAATAT CGGGATGCTTGTGTTGAAGATGCAAAAAAAGCAAAAGGAATCAATGTGGAAAATGCCAGGGAAGCAGTTACAAACAATTTTCTGTGCAGTGGTGGTACTGAACCAAAAACAGATGATGTTGCCTGCAAAG GTGATTCAGGTGGGGCCACTTATGTGAATAAAAAAGGTCGAGTGATTCAG GTTGGTGTCGTAAGCTGGGGAGTGAAGGATGTCTGCAAGGAAAAAAGAAGATTCACTTCGGATGCAGACTCCAGAGATTACCATTCAAATCTGTTCAGTAAGGAGATACGCTCATTCCTTAAAGATCACCTAGAAAATGACCGCATAGGACAACCTCTTACATTTTTGTGA